One Maniola jurtina chromosome 25, ilManJurt1.1, whole genome shotgun sequence DNA segment encodes these proteins:
- the LOC123878016 gene encoding zinc finger protein 91-like: MITNALLCKIITRKHDFCCICLKTIEGDPVAIEDEVVLNDNVMKMQDVLFHVLGYETFNNISTFEVLCKQCTNNAVNCYNFVMTTKETSELLNNMIYSLTTCLENTTQPLINDKTLFVTIDPNNMETNNYYHDRVTKTLNIALKRLHKMLHPKSEIKEEKKQQISTTIEAKESAKLDKNLQNKIQINTERIDLDDKPRKRRPYFSVPMKTKQMLYDETDRTTIKCKDCLKLFPSLPSLRNHYIGVHAPKKHECEVCHKKYASETLLEGHKKLSHCTVICSECGKIFHNRHTFKMHKIGHHLEIVCHDCGRVYRSQSSFKKHKDLKICGQSTRASPANAQFTCDYCNKKYTQKVSLRVHIQYEHGNYKGHICKWCNKSFYAQSRLKAHIVKHTQEKNFPCNICGGRYITKESLLYHTRIHTGERPYKCDFCDSRFVSASRRSEHLKSRHSGTTKSVFNLQ, encoded by the exons ATGATAACCAATGCCCTTCTTTGCAAAATTATTACACGGAAACACGACTTTTGTTGTATATGTTTAAAAACAATAGAAGGAGACCCTGTTGCTATTGAAGACGAAGTCGTCTTGAATGATAATGTGATGAAGATGCAGGATGTTCTGTTTCACGTTCTAGGCTATGAA ACCTTCAATAATATATCAACGTTTGAAGTTCTATGCAAGCAGTGCACCAATAATGCAGTCAACTGCTATAACTTTGTAATGACAACCAAAGAAACATCTGAACTATTGAATAATATGATTTATAGCCTTACCACATGTTTAGAAAACACAACACAACCATTAATCAATGATAAAACATTATTCGTGACCATAGATCCTAATAACATGGAAacgaataattattatcatgacAGAGTTACGAAGACATTGAATATTGCTTTAAAAAGACTACACAAAATGTTACATCCTAAATctgaaataaaagaagaaaagaaacaaCAAATATCAACAACAATAGAGGCAAAAGAATCAGCAAAATTGgacaaaaatttacaaaacaaaattCAGATAAACACTGAGCGAATAGATTTAGATGACAAACCAAGGAAAAGAAGACCATACTTCTCTGTTCCAATGAAAACCAAGCAAATGCTTTACGATGAAACTGACAGAACAACAATAAAATGCAAGGATTGTTTGAAATTGTTCCCTTCTCTGCCCAGTTTAAGAAATCATTACATTGGGGTTCATGCACCAAAGAAACATGAATGTGAAGTTTGCCATAAAAAATATGCATCGGAAACTTTACTAGAAGGGCATAAGAAGTTAAGCCATTGTACAGTAATATGCAGCGAATGTGGCAAAATCTTTCACAACCGTCATACTTTTAAAATGCACAAAATAGGACACCATTTAGAAATTGTATGCCATGATTGTGGAAGAGTTTATAGAAGCCAATCGTCGTTTAAGAAacataaagatttaaaaatatgtgGCCAAAGTACTAGAGCGTCACCAGCCAATGCTCAGTTTACATGTGATTATTGTAATAAGAAATATACACAAAAAGTTTCATTGCGAGTACATATTCAATACGAGCATGGTAATTATAAAGGTCATATATGCAAATGGTGCAACAAATCTTTCTATGCACAGAGTAGATTGAAAGCTCATATAGTCAAGCATACACAAGAGAAAAATTTTCCGTGTAACATTTGCGGTGGACGATACATAACTAAGGAGTCATTATTGTATCATACAAGAATTCATACGGGGGAAAGACCATATAAATGTGATTTTTGTGATAGTAGATTTGTTTCAGCATCTCGACGATCTGAACATCTAAAAAGTCGTCATAGTGGTACAACGAAGTCCGTCTTTAATTTGCAATGA